From a single Candidatus Omnitrophota bacterium genomic region:
- the lpxD gene encoding UDP-3-O-(3-hydroxymyristoyl)glucosamine N-acyltransferase produces MRFTLGEIARLVNGELVGSPDTLITGISGIKEAKEGDITFLANSKYSSLMQATCASAVITSREPLETKKPVIKTDNPSIAFTAVVGLIAPDGVEHPKDIHPTVIISKEAQIAKGVAIGAYTVVEKGVSIAEGTIIYSGCYLGSNTKIGKNCLIYPHVSIRDRVEIGDRVIIHSGAVIGSDGFGFAMVKGVQEKIPQIGTVLIDDDVEIGANVTIDRARFDKTIIGKGTKIDNLVQIAHNVVTGENCIIVAQAGVSGSTVLGKGVILAGQAGIVGHICIGDKAIVAAQAGVTKSIPAETKVSGYPAKPHREAKRVNACLQRLPDMYKKIKELEDKIKGLEKKLDK; encoded by the coding sequence ATGAGATTCACTCTTGGGGAAATTGCCCGTCTAGTCAACGGAGAGCTAGTCGGCTCGCCGGATACTCTCATTACTGGTATTTCAGGCATTAAGGAAGCTAAGGAAGGGGATATAACCTTTTTAGCTAATTCTAAGTATTCTTCTTTGATGCAGGCGACCTGTGCCTCAGCGGTTATTACTTCACGCGAACCTCTGGAAACGAAAAAGCCAGTTATTAAAACTGACAATCCTTCAATAGCTTTTACTGCAGTTGTCGGATTGATTGCCCCTGACGGTGTTGAACATCCTAAAGATATTCATCCAACCGTAATTATATCTAAAGAGGCGCAGATTGCTAAGGGTGTTGCTATTGGGGCTTATACGGTAGTTGAGAAGGGTGTTTCGATAGCCGAAGGGACAATTATCTATAGTGGTTGTTATTTGGGTAGCAATACGAAAATTGGTAAAAATTGCCTCATTTATCCACACGTATCAATAAGGGATAGGGTAGAGATAGGAGATCGAGTAATTATTCATTCGGGAGCAGTTATTGGCAGTGATGGTTTTGGTTTTGCTATGGTCAAGGGGGTTCAGGAGAAAATTCCTCAAATTGGAACAGTATTAATAGATGATGATGTTGAGATTGGCGCAAATGTTACTATTGATCGAGCAAGGTTTGATAAGACAATCATTGGCAAAGGCACTAAGATAGACAACCTTGTTCAAATTGCTCATAATGTAGTTACTGGCGAAAACTGTATTATTGTAGCTCAAGCCGGTGTTTCCGGGAGTACGGTTTTAGGTAAAGGGGTTATTTTGGCTGGTCAGGCCGGTATCGTTGGTCATATCTGTATTGGCGATAAGGCAATAGTTGCTGCTCAGGCCGGAGTTACAAAGAGTATTCCGGCTGAAACAAAAGTTTCTGGGTATCCGGCAAAGCCGCATCGAGAAGCTAAGCGAGTAAATGCCTGTCTCCAGCGTCTTCCGGATATGTATAAAAAGATAAAAGAACTAGAGGATAAAATAAAAGGGCTAGAGAAAAAATTGGATAAATAA
- the lpxC gene encoding UDP-3-O-acyl-N-acetylglucosamine deacetylase, which translates to MDNQRTISKKIVFEGVGLHTGVKTKLEMLPAAVDSGITFLRQDIDSPTLIKVSPYSVLNPEKFPRRTSIGSGKVCVHTVEHLMAALHLLGIDNLQINIWGEEVPGLDGSAKDFVEQIQKVGCIEESVARDRLIIKEPLWVEEGSASVVILPYHTSRISYVLNYDSPLIGSGYVDVVINGSLNNNLYEARTFCLENEVKSLLDMGLGKGANYKNTLVVSEKGIVDNKLRVSDEFAKHKILDLIGDLYLAGPIQGHIIAIRGGHSLNIKLLEKLRRYRERAKSAGVASQTAYIPKETELNAEEIMKILPHRYPFLLIDRITYLDKGKRAVGIKSVTMNEYFFQGHFPSRPVMPGVLIVEAMAQVGGVLMLACEEHSGKLAYFMAANNIKFRKTVVPGDQLRIEVVVGKVRSKTGAVSTKAFVDNKVVAEADLMFALVES; encoded by the coding sequence ATGGATAATCAGAGAACAATTAGTAAAAAAATAGTTTTTGAGGGAGTTGGTCTGCATACCGGTGTAAAAACTAAATTAGAGATGCTGCCGGCGGCAGTAGATTCGGGGATAACTTTCTTAAGGCAGGATATTGATTCTCCGACTTTGATTAAGGTAAGTCCTTACTCGGTTTTAAATCCGGAAAAGTTTCCTCGTCGGACTTCGATTGGATCAGGCAAGGTATGTGTCCATACGGTTGAACATTTGATGGCCGCGTTGCATCTTCTTGGTATTGATAATCTTCAAATAAATATTTGGGGTGAAGAAGTTCCTGGTTTAGATGGGAGCGCTAAGGATTTTGTTGAGCAGATACAGAAAGTGGGCTGCATTGAAGAGTCAGTAGCTCGTGATAGGTTAATTATAAAGGAGCCGCTTTGGGTGGAGGAGGGCTCAGCCAGTGTAGTAATTTTACCTTACCATACGTCTCGTATTTCTTATGTGCTCAATTACGATAGCCCGCTTATTGGTTCTGGCTATGTTGATGTTGTGATTAATGGAAGTTTAAATAATAATCTTTACGAGGCGCGAACTTTCTGTTTAGAGAATGAAGTTAAGTCTTTACTTGACATGGGTTTAGGAAAAGGTGCTAATTATAAAAATACCTTGGTAGTTTCTGAAAAGGGTATTGTTGATAATAAGTTAAGAGTTTCTGATGAATTTGCTAAACATAAAATTTTAGATTTAATCGGAGATCTATATTTAGCTGGACCGATACAAGGTCATATAATTGCAATCCGTGGTGGACATTCATTGAATATAAAATTGTTGGAGAAGCTACGTCGCTATCGCGAAAGAGCAAAAAGTGCTGGCGTTGCCTCTCAAACAGCCTATATTCCCAAGGAGACCGAGCTAAATGCCGAAGAGATTATGAAAATACTTCCTCATCGTTACCCTTTTCTTTTGATTGATCGAATAACCTATTTAGATAAAGGGAAGCGAGCCGTTGGGATCAAAAGCGTTACTATGAATGAGTACTTTTTCCAAGGTCATTTTCCCAGCCGGCCAGTTATGCCCGGTGTTTTGATAGTTGAGGCAATGGCCCAAGTGGGCGGCGTACTCATGCTTGCTTGTGAGGAGCATAGCGGTAAATTAGCTTACTTTATGGCGGCAAATAATATAAAATTTCGAAAAACAGTGGTTCCTGGAGATCAACTACGCATTGAAGTCGTGGTTGGTAAGGTACGTAGCAAAACCGGAGCAGTAAGCACGAAGGCTTTTGTTGACAATAAAGTTGTTGCTGAGGCTGACCTTATGTTTGCGCTTGTTGAGTCATAA
- the lpxA gene encoding acyl-ACP--UDP-N-acetylglucosamine O-acyltransferase, which yields MTSKIDPRALVSPGAQLADNVTIGPFAVIGENVKLGANAIIDSFAQILGYTEIGEGCHIFPYAVIGNVPQDLKYNGQKSFLIIGSNNCIREFVTINPGTEEGSKTVVGDNNLIMAYSHIAHDCLVGSDNVFANAATLAGHVTIGNKVVIGGLVAVHQFCRLGDLSIVGGCSKVVQDIAPYSTSDGHPASVRGVNLIGLRRAKLDSTVIANLKKAFKILFFENHTFDRAKVLISESLPQQKELEYLINFISSSRRGMSK from the coding sequence ATGACTAGTAAAATTGACCCTAGAGCTTTGGTGAGCCCTGGTGCCCAGTTAGCTGATAATGTTACAATCGGTCCCTTTGCGGTAATCGGTGAAAATGTAAAGCTTGGCGCCAATGCTATTATTGATTCTTTTGCCCAAATTCTCGGATACACTGAGATTGGCGAGGGTTGTCATATTTTTCCTTATGCGGTAATTGGCAACGTTCCTCAGGATTTAAAGTATAATGGTCAAAAGAGTTTTCTGATAATCGGCAGCAATAACTGTATTAGGGAATTCGTAACGATTAATCCTGGAACTGAGGAAGGCTCTAAGACCGTTGTTGGGGATAACAATCTTATCATGGCCTATTCTCACATAGCTCATGATTGTTTAGTTGGCAGTGATAATGTTTTTGCAAATGCTGCCACTTTGGCCGGACATGTGACAATTGGAAATAAGGTTGTCATTGGAGGGCTGGTTGCTGTGCATCAATTCTGTCGTCTTGGTGATTTATCGATAGTTGGCGGTTGCTCAAAGGTTGTCCAAGATATTGCACCCTATTCAACTAGTGACGGGCATCCGGCTTCTGTTCGTGGGGTAAATTTGATAGGGTTACGTCGGGCTAAATTAGATTCAACAGTCATAGCCAATTTAAAAAAAGCATTTAAAATTCTCTTTTTTGAGAATCACACTTTTGATAGAGCAAAAGTCTTAATTAGCGAAAGCCTACCGCAACAAAAAGAATTAGAATACCTTATTAACTTTATTTCTTCCTCTAGGAGAGGAATGAGTAAATGA
- the lpxI gene encoding UDP-2,3-diacylglucosamine diphosphatase LpxI (LpxI, functionally equivalent to LpxH, replaces it in LPS biosynthesis in a minority of bacteria.), with translation MKIGIIAGNRLLPLLLAQRIKQNNSQLQVIAICFKGETDSTIKRYVDKTYWLDVGKLSELKKILQFEGLKQCIMAGQINPLHIFRSKTWDAELKSLVGKVEDFRPHTIFKTIVNSLEAGGVSFLDSTAYLGEDLAENRVMNDLGLKTSITKDIDFGLEVISRFVELDVGQTVVVKKGSVVGLESLEGTDRTIKRAHRLAGSGCVVLKFSKANQDLRFDVPVVGISTLKLLKRIKAEALVLEKEKVIILEKPRFLSLAKKWKIPVLGRVRK, from the coding sequence ATGAAAATAGGAATTATTGCTGGAAATCGTCTCTTACCTTTACTTCTCGCCCAGAGAATTAAGCAAAATAATAGTCAGCTGCAAGTAATTGCTATTTGCTTTAAAGGGGAAACTGATTCGACAATCAAGCGTTATGTCGATAAAACTTATTGGCTAGATGTCGGAAAACTTAGTGAGCTTAAAAAAATTCTTCAATTCGAAGGCCTAAAGCAATGCATTATGGCTGGCCAGATCAACCCCCTACATATTTTTCGCAGTAAGACTTGGGATGCTGAGCTTAAAAGCCTAGTCGGTAAAGTTGAAGATTTTCGCCCGCACACAATATTTAAAACGATAGTCAATAGCCTCGAGGCTGGGGGAGTTTCTTTTCTTGATTCTACGGCCTATTTGGGAGAGGACCTGGCTGAAAATAGAGTAATGAACGATTTAGGGCTTAAAACCAGCATAACCAAAGATATTGATTTTGGCTTAGAGGTTATATCCCGTTTTGTTGAGCTTGATGTTGGTCAGACAGTTGTTGTTAAGAAGGGCAGCGTTGTCGGTCTTGAGTCATTGGAAGGGACTGACAGAACTATTAAGCGAGCTCACCGTTTGGCCGGATCCGGCTGTGTAGTATTGAAATTTTCAAAAGCGAATCAAGATTTACGTTTTGATGTTCCAGTGGTGGGAATTTCTACTCTTAAACTTCTAAAACGCATTAAAGCCGAAGCTTTAGTTCTAGAGAAGGAAAAGGTTATAATCCTTGAGAAGCCGCGCTTTTTATCATTAGCAAAAAAGTGGAAGATTCCCGTCCTCGGTCGTGTCCGTAAATAA
- a CDS encoding SpoIID/LytB domain-containing protein, with the protein MKPLIVFFCCLFLIFSANTFYAIAEDSSLESADEALIFLDTKLDLEYYLNTAILFKASGENERALEVLSKAESQFRNDRRFVAYLARFNYLLGNSQKALDIFAELKNKNWDDFIYLGLIYEDLGQINKAISSYLASLKSRDNSIALFRLAKIYRKQQRYREAISYFKRLIKADSSIRLSYYYLGECLLKKAKHDEAYKYLSKAIKFYPESGSVAKLFDQSKQALGKDFFIAKKNLKDKQRKRVESPSYVPKDGTFDIAIGLAKELKQFSFSSRGNFVISGKGATFSGQANVIYTVTLRDKKLILQGYQDKKEYAVFSDSLSIFYFDSINKVYPFYLFDITYGKGNFWHKTVDRAYRGAIEVLVKKGTLTLVNRLSIEEYLYGVLSAEIPYASGKEALKAQAVAARTLVFRNRGRHRHDGFDFCADVHCQVYQGMSAETLPTTSAVEETRGQILEFNDKPIETFYHSNCGGCLASDVFGKEEYLVNKIDFNQANLPRFAYERERWFIESPETFCSKNSSGYRWQRIYDSEDFLIAFGFELKEVKNFFSHEIGECSHHKKVELISTKKKKSLSGGLAIRDYLDKLRSSAFMVEIKSSANKLSEMFIIWGAGFGHGTGLCQEGAIGMADQGYNYQEILHHYYPKTKINTVY; encoded by the coding sequence ATGAAACCTTTAATTGTATTTTTTTGCTGTCTATTTTTAATTTTTTCGGCAAATACTTTTTATGCTATTGCTGAAGATAGTAGTCTAGAATCTGCCGATGAGGCTTTAATTTTTTTGGACACAAAGCTTGACCTGGAGTACTATCTTAATACGGCAATTCTTTTTAAAGCTTCCGGTGAGAATGAACGTGCACTTGAAGTTTTATCTAAGGCTGAGAGCCAGTTTCGAAATGATCGGCGTTTTGTTGCTTATCTCGCTAGGTTTAACTACCTTTTAGGTAATTCTCAGAAAGCTTTAGATATCTTCGCTGAGCTTAAAAATAAAAACTGGGATGATTTTATTTATTTGGGGCTAATCTATGAAGACTTAGGTCAAATTAATAAGGCAATTAGTAGTTATTTGGCTTCATTAAAGAGCAGAGATAATAGTATTGCTTTATTTCGTTTAGCCAAAATTTATCGAAAGCAACAACGCTATCGAGAAGCGATTAGCTATTTTAAACGCTTAATAAAAGCTGATTCCAGCATTAGGCTTAGCTATTATTATCTTGGTGAATGTTTATTGAAGAAGGCTAAGCATGATGAGGCTTATAAATATTTATCCAAAGCAATAAAGTTTTATCCTGAGTCAGGGTCGGTGGCTAAGCTATTTGATCAGTCAAAGCAGGCCCTAGGCAAAGATTTTTTTATTGCTAAGAAGAATCTAAAGGATAAACAGAGAAAGAGGGTCGAATCTCCTAGTTATGTTCCGAAAGATGGAACTTTTGATATCGCGATCGGTTTAGCTAAGGAGCTAAAACAGTTTTCCTTCTCTTCGAGAGGTAATTTTGTTATTAGTGGCAAGGGGGCTACATTTTCCGGTCAGGCTAATGTTATCTATACTGTTACTCTTCGGGATAAAAAGTTAATTTTGCAAGGTTATCAGGATAAAAAGGAATATGCAGTATTTAGTGATTCACTAAGTATTTTTTATTTCGATAGTATTAATAAAGTATATCCTTTTTATTTGTTTGATATCACCTATGGTAAGGGAAATTTCTGGCATAAGACAGTTGATCGGGCCTATCGGGGGGCTATAGAGGTTTTAGTTAAAAAAGGGACCCTGACCCTAGTTAACCGTTTGAGCATCGAGGAGTATCTTTATGGCGTCTTGTCAGCTGAAATACCGTATGCTTCTGGTAAGGAAGCTTTAAAAGCTCAGGCAGTTGCTGCAAGAACTCTTGTGTTTAGAAATCGTGGTCGTCACCGACACGATGGTTTTGATTTTTGCGCTGATGTGCATTGTCAGGTATATCAGGGGATGAGTGCGGAGACCCTACCAACAACTTCAGCAGTTGAGGAAACTAGAGGACAGATTCTTGAATTTAATGATAAGCCAATTGAGACTTTTTATCACTCTAACTGCGGTGGCTGCCTGGCTAGTGATGTTTTCGGCAAGGAAGAATACCTAGTTAATAAAATTGATTTTAATCAAGCTAATCTTCCGAGATTTGCTTATGAACGAGAAAGGTGGTTTATCGAATCACCAGAAACTTTTTGTTCTAAAAATTCTAGCGGCTACCGCTGGCAAAGAATTTATGATTCGGAAGATTTTCTAATTGCTTTTGGTTTTGAATTAAAAGAGGTAAAAAATTTCTTTTCGCATGAAATCGGAGAATGTTCTCATCATAAAAAGGTTGAGCTGATCAGCACAAAGAAAAAAAAGAGTTTAAGCGGGGGCTTGGCGATAAGAGATTATTTGGATAAACTGAGAAGCAGCGCTTTTATGGTTGAAATTAAGTCATCGGCCAATAAACTTTCTGAAATGTTTATTATTTGGGGGGCTGGCTTTGGTCACGGAACCGGTCTTTGTCAGGAAGGTGCAATTGGTATGGCTGATCAGGGTTATAACTATCAGGAAATTTTGCATCATTATTATCCCAAGACAAAGATAAATACGGTTTATTAA
- a CDS encoding radical SAM protein: protein MNIEDLLLNIKKTFNFQVNQNQLRIISRLIFEISRRENIPETEIIRILKAHPEINNISGRDKFFGLKKVLTEWRFPLSSKKQKIEANSLFLNKLGQPIDANWKPKSKFKPLKILVEKEVRNSFLVDNFRKKFPKVAIEEIKQTSDYLKNHKFTVSELKKPFVFIVKEKWDFLKPCPCTKNHLGCGYWIFNLGFGCPFDCSYCFLQHYTNFPGITLPGNLDDFFEKFDSFYKKLKNPIRIGTGEFCDSLALDEITEYSKKLIPYFKNKNVLFELKTKSASIKNLLKLESSPNIIISWSLNPSDLIVSEEIATASLVQRLAAVEKVKQAGYGLAFHFDPIIHYPSWEKSYQSLIKALYTQLKPPFAWISLGTLRSNRQLKTISELRFPKSNVFYGELFVGDDKKLRYPKFLRTEIYQKMAGWIRNYDQKTPLYLCMESKDIWKSLGEFDSSKKVEKYLLGL from the coding sequence ATGAATATCGAAGACTTATTGCTAAATATAAAAAAAACCTTTAACTTCCAAGTAAATCAGAACCAACTAAGGATAATCAGTCGGTTAATTTTTGAAATTAGCCGACGTGAAAATATCCCGGAAACCGAAATAATAAGAATACTTAAAGCTCACCCTGAAATTAATAATATTTCTGGACGCGATAAGTTTTTTGGCTTAAAAAAAGTTCTTACTGAGTGGCGGTTTCCGCTTAGTTCAAAAAAGCAAAAAATTGAAGCTAATAGCTTATTCCTGAACAAATTAGGCCAACCGATTGATGCTAACTGGAAACCGAAAAGTAAATTTAAACCCCTAAAAATATTAGTCGAAAAAGAAGTAAGAAATAGCTTTCTGGTTGATAACTTTAGAAAAAAATTTCCCAAGGTAGCTATTGAAGAAATCAAACAAACCAGTGACTATTTAAAAAATCACAAATTCACCGTATCAGAGCTAAAAAAACCTTTCGTTTTCATCGTCAAAGAAAAGTGGGACTTTTTAAAACCTTGTCCCTGCACAAAAAACCACCTCGGTTGCGGTTATTGGATATTTAATCTTGGCTTTGGCTGCCCCTTTGACTGCTCTTATTGCTTCTTACAACATTATACTAACTTTCCGGGAATAACTTTGCCGGGTAATTTAGATGATTTTTTTGAAAAATTTGATAGCTTTTACAAAAAACTTAAAAATCCAATCAGAATTGGGACCGGAGAATTTTGTGACTCACTCGCCCTAGATGAAATTACCGAGTATTCAAAAAAACTAATTCCCTATTTCAAAAATAAAAACGTCCTCTTTGAATTAAAAACTAAAAGCGCATCTATTAAAAATCTTCTTAAACTAGAATCTTCACCAAACATCATTATCTCCTGGTCACTTAATCCCTCTGACTTAATCGTCTCTGAAGAAATTGCTACTGCCAGTTTAGTTCAGCGCTTAGCCGCTGTCGAAAAAGTTAAACAAGCTGGTTACGGACTTGCTTTTCACTTTGATCCAATAATCCACTATCCTAGCTGGGAAAAAAGCTACCAATCACTGATTAAGGCTCTCTATACCCAGTTAAAGCCACCCTTTGCCTGGATAAGTTTAGGGACCTTACGTTCAAATCGTCAACTGAAAACAATATCTGAACTTCGTTTTCCTAAAAGTAATGTTTTTTATGGCGAGCTATTTGTCGGCGATGATAAAAAATTGCGCTATCCTAAATTTCTACGAACTGAAATTTATCAAAAAATGGCTGGTTGGATAAGAAATTACGACCAAAAAACCCCGCTTTATCTCTGTATGGAAAGTAAGGATATTTGGAAATCTTTAGGCGAGTTCGACTCTAGTAAAAAAGTAGAAAAATATCTCCTAGGGCTATAA
- a CDS encoding glycosyltransferase, whose product MEQKPFFSIIIPTYDRKDFLKIALGSVLKQTFSDYEAIVVDDGSTDNTKEIVKALKNKKLNYFYQKNKGPAAARNKGIKKANGKFICFLDSDDRFCREKLEITHQYIKQYPNYKVFHTEEIWYRNGRLLSEKKYHKKPAGHVFTQALKLCCISPSTTVIKRSVFSKIGLFDSNLPVCEDYDLFLRLTSKYPVFLIPKHLTIKEGGHSDQQSKKYPSIDTFRIYALEKILKNGKLSNTDYLATYRELKQKCTIYIKGAIKRNKLKEANEYRRLIAKYKKNL is encoded by the coding sequence ATGGAACAAAAACCTTTTTTTAGTATAATTATCCCTACCTACGACCGAAAAGATTTCCTCAAGATTGCTCTAGGTTCCGTCCTAAAACAAACATTCTCTGACTACGAAGCAATTGTGGTTGATGACGGCTCAACTGACAATACCAAAGAAATAGTAAAAGCTTTAAAAAACAAAAAACTCAACTATTTCTATCAAAAAAATAAAGGTCCGGCTGCCGCCCGAAACAAAGGCATAAAAAAAGCAAACGGCAAATTTATTTGTTTTCTTGACTCAGATGACCGTTTTTGTCGCGAAAAGCTAGAGATTACTCACCAATATATAAAACAATACCCTAACTACAAGGTATTTCATACTGAAGAAATATGGTATCGTAACGGCCGGTTACTTTCGGAAAAAAAATATCATAAAAAACCAGCTGGTCATGTCTTTACGCAGGCTTTAAAACTATGCTGCATAAGTCCTTCAACAACAGTAATCAAAAGAAGTGTCTTTAGCAAAATAGGTCTTTTCGACAGCAACCTCCCGGTTTGTGAAGATTATGACTTATTTCTGAGGCTTACTTCAAAATATCCGGTATTTCTCATACCAAAACATTTAACCATAAAAGAAGGCGGTCACTCTGACCAACAATCAAAAAAATACCCTTCAATAGACACCTTTAGAATTTATGCCCTTGAAAAAATACTTAAAAATGGTAAGTTGAGTAACACTGACTATTTGGCAACCTATCGAGAATTAAAACAAAAATGCACAATTTACATCAAGGGGGCTATAAAAAGAAATAAACTAAAAGAAGCAAATGAATATCGAAGACTTATTGCTAAATATAAAAAAAACCTTTAA
- a CDS encoding zf-TFIIB domain-containing protein: MINCPKCLGKLEEKNVENVKVDICWVCEGVWFDRGELEKVLVADSTDFNKIDVDRDILDGQEAKKMHDELDKKISKCPRCTSDIELVKERYPKGVSVDACPECSGIWLDGGEIHKLRDRTLVNISDKIYSIKSIFSNGLQQLIYSRRKPKPNQ, from the coding sequence ATGATAAATTGTCCTAAATGCCTTGGTAAATTAGAAGAGAAGAACGTAGAGAATGTAAAAGTAGATATTTGTTGGGTTTGCGAAGGAGTATGGTTTGATCGGGGTGAACTTGAAAAGGTTCTTGTCGCTGATTCAACAGATTTTAACAAAATTGATGTAGATCGTGATATTCTTGACGGCCAAGAAGCTAAAAAAATGCATGATGAGCTTGATAAAAAGATTAGTAAATGTCCTAGATGCACAAGCGACATTGAGCTAGTAAAGGAAAGATATCCTAAAGGAGTATCTGTGGATGCTTGCCCTGAATGTAGTGGTATCTGGCTCGATGGAGGTGAGATCCATAAGTTGAGAGACCGCACTCTAGTAAACATATCTGATAAAATTTATTCTATAAAGAGCATTTTTTCTAATGGCTTGCAACAGCTTATATATAGCAGGAGAAAACCTAAACCAAACCAATAA
- a CDS encoding DUF5131 family protein, whose translation MKIITVNTQKVLSPTQIALADYTINPYKGCEFGCLYCYAQENKNIAKESFFNSLTVKINAPQILENELAYKKPKRVLLGSTTECFPYQELNYKVTEKILKILNQNRIAYTILTKSHLIAGYLSLITQNSKNKIFFTLNFSTDEITKLFEKKSPSLNQRLSAIKQIIKADVHLRIHLGPFIPYISNLKEILKLIPKEIKEIDVELYHNKQGNFSKITEIIKENISSELAKKIEQVYKNEKSYKAYADKLLSEIKQAVKQYPFSFYYIAPDFNQFYGKKINYENPLFGNLE comes from the coding sequence ATGAAAATAATAACCGTCAACACCCAAAAGGTCCTATCACCAACCCAGATAGCTCTCGCTGATTATACAATTAACCCCTATAAAGGTTGCGAATTTGGATGCCTCTACTGCTACGCTCAGGAAAACAAAAACATAGCTAAGGAATCATTTTTTAACTCTTTAACCGTAAAAATTAATGCCCCCCAGATACTTGAAAACGAGCTGGCTTATAAGAAACCAAAAAGAGTACTTCTTGGATCAACCACTGAATGTTTCCCCTATCAGGAATTAAATTACAAAGTAACCGAGAAAATTCTGAAAATTCTCAACCAAAACCGCATCGCCTACACCATTCTTACTAAATCTCATCTAATCGCTGGTTACTTATCCTTAATTACTCAAAATTCAAAAAATAAGATATTTTTTACCTTAAACTTTTCAACTGACGAGATAACTAAACTATTTGAAAAAAAATCCCCCTCGCTTAATCAGCGACTTTCAGCAATTAAACAAATTATAAAGGCCGATGTACATTTACGAATTCATCTCGGGCCTTTCATACCTTATATCTCAAACCTTAAAGAAATTTTAAAATTAATACCAAAAGAAATTAAAGAAATCGATGTTGAGTTGTACCATAATAAACAAGGTAATTTCAGCAAAATAACAGAAATAATTAAAGAAAATATAAGCAGTGAATTAGCAAAAAAAATAGAGCAAGTATATAAAAATGAAAAGAGTTATAAAGCTTACGCTGATAAGCTACTGTCTGAAATAAAACAAGCAGTTAAGCAATACCCTTTTAGCTTCTACTATATTGCTCCTGACTTTAATCAGTTCTACGGCAAAAAGATTAACTACGAAAACCCTTTATTCGGTAATTTGGAATGA